The genomic stretch ACGTCAGCATCAACCATTCAGGTGGAACTAAGCTATCGGAAAACACTTTAATAAATAGTCGCAATCCCACTAGCAACACAATCAAATACCCCGCCGATTCAAGGTGAGTAAACTCTTCTAGCCACTTGATAAAAAGCCCTGCCAAAAAGCGTAATGAGATAATCCCCGCTACACCCCCAATCAGTACTAGCCAAGTTTCCTCAGCGACAGCAACTGCCGCAGTCACACTATCGAGAGAAAATGCTAAATCCGTCAGTGATACCAATGCTACAACTTGCCATAATTTATCTGCCATCCGCACAGGATGCTTAGCATCATGTCCTTCTTGCGATTTTTCTAAAAAGAACTTGCCAGCTAACCAGAGTAAATATAGTGAACCTGCTAATTCAAATTGCCAATATTTAATTACCCATGTTGCAGTGAAAATTAAGATAACCCGCAAAATAAATGCGCCAATTAGACCATAACGGAGCGCCCATTTCTCTTGCTGTGGATCTGGTAAACTTCGCACGATCGCGGCGAGGGCGATCGCATTATCAGCAGACAGAATAGCCTCTAGCAGGATAAGTACACCCAAAATGGGAATATATTCGACCCGAAAGGATAAGGCATTTGTATCTAGAAACTGCTCGAACATTCAGTATGATCCATGACAAAAGTTCAACAAAACATTATCAGTATACAAAATCATCAGACCATCATTTCAGTAATTAAAATTAGAAAATACAACTCTGCCCTGACGCTATTTCCTAACTTTCCTGACTTTATTGTTATAGCAATCCTAATAGGCTAAGAGAGTGCGCCCCGAAGGGGCGCACTCTCATAACTTCATATATGAAGGTTTAATTGTTTGGAGGATGCGCTAGCACAAAGTAACCCATCAAAACGCATCAGTTAGTTACAAATTATGGGTTACACGATCGCGAACCTATCTTCAATTTAATGCCAACGACTTACTTCTTTACAAGTCCAATTTGTTCTTGATGCACAATGACTTTTTACTACATTTTGCTGTTTTACAACGGTATTAATGACATAAAGCACCTTTGACACTTTCTGCTTTTATTACATTTTGCTGTGTTGTAGTGGCTATTCCTGTGTTAACAATTAAGAAAGGATTGCTAAAATTAGGTACTTTTTATGAAGTCAACAGCCTTTAATCATTCCGTGACTGCGATCGCTAGCACCATGATTGCTAGTGTGATGACCATTGGTATGACATCGAGCGTACAAGCGCAAAATGCCGAACATCTCAAGTCTTTATTGGAACACCACACATGTCAGCGCTGTGAACTGAGTGGCATCACGGCAAATGGGGCAGATCTGCGTGAATCTTTTCTTGATGTTGCTGATCTGCGGAAAAGCGCACTTTCTGGTGCAACTTTAGCTTTTAGCACGATGTATTATGCTGACTTTCGGAGCGCCGATCTCAGCAACTCTGACCTGCGAAATACTTTTTTGATTAATAGTGACTTAATTCAAGCCAATCTATCGGGTGCAAATGCGCGGAATAGTCGCTGGAAATATATTGATCTGACTGAAGCCAACTTGCAAAATGCCAATTTGATCGATATTGAATTGGTCTATGCCAAACTCAATCGTGCCAATCTCAGCAATGCCTCCTTGCGTAATGCGAGCCTCTATGGGGCAGATTTGACAGGTGCAAATCTTAAGGGAGCCGATCTTTATCGCGCTGACCTCACTAATGCGATCGTTACAAATGTTGACCTCAGCCAAGCAAATCTTTGCCGTGCAACCCTACCCGATGGGACAACTTCCATGCAGGGCTGTATGCTGCAAAAATAAACATCTGAGAGAGGCGCTTTGCGCCTCTCTCTAAATGCTAAGCGAGGGAGTTTTTTTATGTCGATCGCACCATCATCAAATCCAGCATCTAATCAAGTACGTTGGCTACAAGTGTGGAGTCTTGCCTCAGTGCAGGGAGCAATTTCTCTGACTTGGATTGCCTATGCGGTGTACTTACCCAAGTTTATCGAGCAGGTGTTTGCATACCCTACTAGTCAAGCCCAACAATTTGCAGGGTTGCTATTGGTGATTGAGAGTGCGATCGCGGTAATTGTCGAGCCATTATTTGGGGGACTCTCTGATCGCTGGCAGCGTTGGTATAGCTCACGGATGCCCTTAATTGTGGCGGGAGTAATTGGCTCAACAGCTGTATTTATTGCCCTTCCTGCCGTCGTTGTTTTTGGTGGTTCCAATGAAATTGTCCGCTTGATCTTGCCGAGCTTGGCGGTTTTGTGGGCGATGGTGATGGCAACCTTTCGGAGTCCCGTCATTTGTTTATTAGCAAGCTTTGCGGGAGCTACCCAATTGCCGCTTGCAGGTAGTGTCTTAACCTTGGTCGGTGGTTTTGTCGGTTCGATTCGCCCCTTAGCAACTAGCTTTATTTTGGGACTGGGCGCACCAGCTACCTTTGCGATCGCCTCATTTACCCTGCTCGCAGGTGTTGCAGGTTTACGCAGCGCGATGATCTATATTCCCAAAAATCTCAACCCTGCATTAGAAAATGCGGAACCATTCAAGATTAGAGATTTCTTAAATAATTTAGCGATCGTGATGTTCGTAGGTGGAGCGATCGGTTTAGGAATGCGCTTGCTGATGGGGGATGTATTACCCCGCACCCTCAAAGCAGATCTTACAGGACTTACAGGTTTATCCTTTGAAGTTTTAATGGGTTCAGCATTAATTACTCAGGCGCTATTGGCGGTCGGTACTGGTAATATCTCCAAATTTATCGATAACAAACGCTTGATGATCTTTAGCTTAGGTGGAATTGCGGCGGGACTAGGCTTGTTAGCAGGTGGCTATGGTGCGATCGCTTCACTAATCGTTATTTTGCTGATCTTAGGATTCCTCAGTGCTGTAAATAATGGCATGGTTGCCTTTGCCCTGACAATGGTTCCCAAGGCACTCGGTGGATTAACGGTTGGGACATTCTTTGGCGGATTGTCAGGGGCGATCGCCATCTTTGGTTATCTCGTTCCCAAATCCTCAGAGATACTTTCCACACCAAATGCGATTTTACTAACAGCGATCGCCTTTCTCCTTGCGGGTGTAGGCATTGCGTTAGGTGAGCGCATTACTCGCAAAATCAGTTTTGAGTAATTGCTGTGGTTTTCCACGAGTTGCGCCAATAATCCAATTGCCTAGAGCGGGAACCATCTGACATAGGCTCACTCCCATATTTGCGAGGGGTGGCTGCACAAAGCAATTGTGCATGATTCGTCCCAGTTGCAAGCGCATTTGAAATTCCTTTTGCCATGCGATCGCATATTGTTGCTTAAAGGCGATCGCGTTAATTTGCTGTTCGAGAAATTGACTAACTAAGGGAACTGCTATTTCGGCTGAACGTAGAGCCATCGCCATACCATCACCACAAAGCGGCGTAATCATTCCTGCTGTATCACCAATCATACAGATATCGTTATAAAAGTTCTCTTTAATAGCAAAACTAATTTGGCTTAATCCTTGCAATGATGGCGACACTCGTTGCATATGAGCAAAGCGATCTGCTAGTACAGGGTTTCTCGCCAAGGATTCAGGAATACCTAAATCTCGATGGTTTGGCTCTTTCATCACTCGTTCATGGGCGATCCAACAGACATTGATTTCCCCAGTTTCAATTTGTGACAATCCACAATAGCCATTAGGAAAGCTATGCAACTCGATCACATCACCAATATCAATCCCTGTGAAATGTCCTTTATAGGCAATCCAAGGCGATCGCTTGGCGATAAATTTACGATTAAGCGTGCGATCGAGGGATGATCTTTTCCCAAATGCTCCCAATACTAAGCGTCCAGAGAATTCTCCTTTGGTAGTACTAACCTTAAATCCCTCTGCAAGATTTCCTGTAACACCCGTAACCTTAGTATTGTCGATACAAGTGACATTCAAATCTTTGGCACGTTCAAATAGCATCAGGTCTAGTTGATAGCGACTGAGACCAAGCGCCGTGCTAGGCAATGGACTCCGAAAGGATGCGCCGCTAGAGGTAGTTAAGTAAGCACGATGAATCGGATGTGCGCCGACTTTGTGAACCTGTTCCAATATGCCTAAGTTCTCAAATGCTGCGGTAACTTCAACGGAAAGGAACTCTCCGCAGAGTTTATGTACAGGATAATGGCTCTGCTCTAGCAGTAATACACGATAACCAAGTTTTGCTAGTTGAATGGCAGCGCTACAGCCCGATAGCCCAGCACCAATCGCGATCGCGTCATAATTCATGTTTTATTCTAATAGTGATAACGAATCTGAACCAATAGTAAAGTGCATTATTCTAATTCAGCGATCGCCTCAAAAATTCGTTTAGCATTATTACGACTTTTTAAAAGGTAAGCAGTTTCTGCCAGAGATTCATAATCTTCAAGTGATAGAAGCACTGCGGATGGTTGTTGGTGGCGTGTTATGACTACTGGATCATGATTGTCACATACTTGATCGATCATTTTTGCTAAGTTGCTCTGTGCCTCAACATAAGAAACTGCGTTCATAAAGTTGTGTCATCTGCTATTGTTTGCTAGATTGTTAATTATTATAGCTTTTACCTATTCAAGATCCAGAACTCCTTGCTTTACTTCCATCTGTTTTTCTGCGGATTTGAGGACTTCTAAACTGAGGAGAATATCAAGTCGTTTTTGGTTTTCAATAGCCATAAACTATAGTTTAAAAATAGGCGATCACGTAAAAAAGTCCTTTATTTTTACATTTTTTAGATACGTATCAACTGCGGAGAGGCTAGAGCATTCGCATGAAAATGCTAACATCTAGTCAGAATTACAAACAGAATGTCATGTCTTTGCAATATATAACCGACCAACAAGGCGAAAAAGTTGGAGTTGTGTTAGATATCACAACCTATAATCGGTTGACCTCAAATACTGATCCTGACTTACTACAAGGTTTAAGTATTCCTGAACTAGAAGCATTAGCTGAGAGTAAATTGACAACTGACTCTCAACAACAACTTAGTGAGATGTTGGCACTGAATTCTGAAAATATCCTTTCAAACAATGAATTAGCTAAATTAGATCAACTTTTGCTCAGAGTAGACCAGTTAAATATTCTCAAAACTAGAGCCAGATATACCTTAAAAAGCATAGAGAACTAAGCAAAATCAGCGTGAGCGTATATATTTCTGTCGATGTACTATTTAAAGATAGATGCCTTATGAAACAGGTTAATGGTGCTGGAATAAACGAGCATGGCAGATTTTCCAGTTTGCGTGATGAACCACTCGCTAAACAAGTAATTGGGTTACGAGTTCCTGTAAGTCAGCTTGAAATCGTCAAGGCAAAAGGAACCGAATGGATACGCGATGCGATCGCTGAAAAGTTACAGAGAGAATCTGTGATTGCTATTTCTACTGAAGCTAAGGCAGTCCAAAGATTAGATAGAATCGATAATCCTAGCAACTACACAATTATTGGCGAAGTTAACGCAGAAATTGATATTGAAGCAATTAATAAACACTTGAGAAAACGTGGTAAAAAGCAAATATCAATTGCAGATTGATAATCTCGTCATCAAGGAAGATTTACCACTACTACCCATCGATCTGTTAGAAGACTTTACTCATGTTATCAAGCCATTGATGCAGATAGATCCGTTAAATTTTTGTGGGGCATATTCTTCTCATAAACTTCTTGGTCAATTGCAAGGGTATCGCGCTCTAGAAATAGACTTTGGAAATAATGATCTTTTTCAGACTGAAACTATTGTGCTTAATACCCAACGAAAGGCATAGCGCCACTTGAGCGAGAAATTGCTTAAACCTGCGGATTCGGCGATGCTTTTTAATTCAGGAGATTTGAATCCGCGTAAGACAGAAAGTGGTGCATCATTCCGTACCATATCTACCGCAGGCAACAGTCTTGTAAGGGCATAGATGCCGTAATAGGCGAAGGGATGGCGATGTAAATCATTGATCAGAATTCCATGTTTGGATACACGCTGCATCGATCGCACAATTTGCACAGCATTCTCATGGGCAAAGTATAGATGATATTTACTAATGTTACGTGGAAGAAATTCCTGATACCGCCAAATTACAGAAATGGTTTGTGCGCACAGACCTTAGATACAGTACATGCATTAAGTCAGGGCTATCCCCCCGTGGTTGCGCTACTAGGCTAGCAGATAAGAGATATATCATTGCGCTCCACGTAACATCACTTATTTATAATAAGCCGAAAATCTTACTGATGGATTGGATGATTTGCATAGCATTGGGAATGTTTACAATGATACGATTTAATGCTCTAACAGCTTTTCCAGCAGGATTTCTTTTCTCTTCTGGCTTATCGTGAACAGCAATTTTAGCAAGAGATTCTACTTGTTCGAGCGCGTCAGCTTTGTCTTCATCATCAAGATCCTTATTATCACTAATCGCTTCTTGCAGTTGCTTTAAGAGAATTTTGATGTCAGCTTTATCACCTTGGTGATGATCAGGTAATTGATTGATCGCGTTGGTGACGTTGCCTTCGATTTTACCAAGGTTTATCACGCCAGAAATATCTCGACCAGCTTTGATCGTGATGGGATTTTGTTCTGTCATAGCTTTAGCTTCATTCTGAAAAGTTGGACTAACATTAATATTAGGCGATTTTGCTATTTGAAGAATATCTTTGATGTCAGTTATGCTTTGCTTGAGAGTATCAATTTTAGCTTCTAAGAGTTGGTTTTGATGGGTTGCTTCTAATTCTTTGAGTTTAGCCTTGTAACTACGATCAAAGTTGCGCTCAAATTCACCTTTATCAGTATCTTCTGACACTGAGATGGTTATTTGAACATTTTCTCCTTTTTTCTTAATTTCTTGGATGCTTTCAGAAGAGATGTTGGGATAATCTTGGGCTACTTTTTGCCAGCCAGCACGGAAGGCTTCGTGTCTGATTCCATTGCGAATAAGAAGTTGCACTACATTCTTGGTTTCACTATAGAAACTAGTGAAATCACCTTCTTCAAATTCTTTGTCTGGATCGTGGGGACGACGTTCTCGGCTACCATTTATGTTGGGATGCTCCAGTTCAAAGACAAATCGACAGTCAACATTATCGAGTTTAGTTGTGTGGTCATAGTTCCAAGATTCTATGCAAGCACCAGTCAGTTGTGCATATGTAAAATCTGTACCTACTGCTTGCACTTCGGTAAGATTCGCCCATTCCAAATTGGCTCGACTAAAATTAGCTTCGCTGATAATTGCTCGTTTGAAGTTGATCTTTTCTAAATAAACTCCTCCAAGATTTGCACCGCGTAGGTCTAAACCTTCATAGGATTTGCTCTCGTTGGGTTTGCCTGTAATCAATAAATCTCGTACTTCAAGATTAGATAGAATCGATTTTCCTAAACGAGATCGATCTAGGTTTTTCGCGTACTTCCAAATGCTGAGAGTAAAGCTTGTCGTCTGATTGCGGGAATTGCGAAAGTCACTACCTTTGAGGGATGCTTCAGTAAAATCAGCTTCGTTTAAATTTGCACCTCTAAAACTTGTCCCGCAAAAGCTAGCAACCGCTACCCCAAACTTCAATAATATGTCAAATTTAGGATCACCTTCTAAAACGCGCCATGCCATATAAATACTTAACAAAACAGTAGCACCAGCAATAACCCCAGCCCCAGATACAGCACCACCAATAACTCCAGACACGCCCACAACTCCAGACCCAGCAACAACTCCAGACACATCTACAGCTTCAGCAACTGCAACAGCAGCAGCAATTGAAACAGCAGCAGCAATTGTAATTGCAGATGCACAAGTCCAAACCCCAGTAACTGCAACAGCCCCAGCCCAAGCTCCAGCAACTGTAACAACCCCAACAACTGCGACAGCCGATGCACCAGTCCAAACTCCAGCCCCAACAACTGCCCTAGTCCCATCCCAAAAACCAGCGCCAACCCCAGCAAAAAAGCCAGTAATAGTAATTGCCGTAGCCACTGTTATAAAAGCTGCCGCAGTAAACCCTTGACGGACAATAGCGAAGATCATTACGCCTAAAACTAATATAATTGATATCCCAAGTAAAACAACGTAGCTCTTAATGTTTGTAGGATTAAAGAAAACGGCTATCCAGAATCCAGCAAAAGCCTCAAGCAGTCCTGAAACAGCCGAAATTAACAACATAACAATTAGGTGTAAGAATAGCCAACGATTCTGTATCCCAGTTTCCGCTTTTGAAAAATTTGCACCTTTCAAAATCGCATTACTAAAATCTGCACTCCTAATATCCGCCCCACTAAAATCCGCGCCTGTAAGATCTTGTCCCTTAAATGATTTTCCTTGCAAGTTTTGAGAAGCAAAGTTCTTAGCGATGGATTTCATACAAGCGATTCCAATTTTTCACCTAATTATACACTGTAGTATAGGAAATGAATTCGCTAATTCAAGGATGAAATGCAATGATAAATGATATCTGATGAAGCAAAGAATACTTCGTAAGGAGTAAGATAGTCAAGAGATTTTCTCGGTCTGTGATTGATCAAATTTACCACTTTCTGAAAGTTCTCTTCTTTCACGATTTTAAAGTTTGTACTTTTGGGATAGAACTCTCTAATCAATCCATTAGTATGTTCATTCAATCCACGTTCCCATGAATGATATGGATTTGCAAAGAAAGTCTCTATTTGCAGACTTTGAGATAGCTGTTCATGCCCACAGAACTCTTTTCCATTATCAAAGGTCATTGTCTTTCGGAATGTTGATTCCACAGGCTTAAACAGATTCATTGTCACTCTATTTGTTTCTGCTTTTGTCTTGTTTTTAGCTAGTCCAGCAAGTAAGTACTTCGAGGCTTTGTCAACATGTGTAGCTACTACACCTATGTGATTGCAGCCAATTACAGTATCACTTTCCCAATGTCCAATCTCTGTCTTTAAATCAGCAATCTTGGGACGGTGTTCAATTCCTACCCGATTAGGTATTCCACTTCGCTTCTGGTTCCGACTTTTGCATCGTCGTTGTTTCTGCTTTTGCCTTAGATATTGTTGATATATTCCTATCTCTTGATAGTTGGCATAGATCATCAGATAAGTTGTCAAAGAGTTTCAGATTACCTGCACAGAAGTTGATTTTATTGAAGAATTATCTTTTCAGATTTCAGATTACTTCCGTGAAGATTTGCACCTGATGATGTTTGAAGGTGTGGTTGACAATTCTGAATTTGCGATCTGTGAAAATTTGATCTATCCAGTTCTTAAAGAGGTTTGGAAGCATTATCGCAGCAAATTTTTACTGTGGAGTCATCAGTCACTTACCTATGATGAGAAGCTTTCAGGATTTCCTGAATATATTTTGGCAAGGCGATCGCCACTAGGAAAAGTAGTATTTGATCGTCCTTATTTAATGCTCGTAGAAGCAAAGCAAGATAACTTTGAAGCCGCATGGGGACAATGTATTGCCGAGATGATTGCAGCACAGCGTTTGAATGATGAATTAGATGTAATTGTGTTTGGGGTTGCATCTAATGGCGATCGTTGGCAATTTGGCAAGCTCGAGAAAAATATTTTTACCAGAAATACTACCTTCTATAGCATTCAAGAAATCGATAAATTAGTTGCGGCGGTGAACTATATATTTAGTCAATGTGATATACAGCTAGAAAAAGTGATGCCAATTCTGTGAATTTCTAGTCACACTTTAGAGACTTGAAAATCAGTTTCGGCAAGGATTTTAGAGACTGTCAAAATAATTATTAAACCTTGACTAAAGGTTTGGCATCTGTGCGAATAGGAATAGAAATACACATCCCTTCCCTTGCCATTACAGCTCCCGCAAACTTTTCTTTAGCAAAACCCTCAAACTCATCTAGTTGCTCATCACTATGTAAAGGGTCGTGATGAAAAATGACTAGGGTTTTGACATTTGCTGCCTCAGCGACCTTGATTGCCTCTTGCCATGTCGAATGTCCCCAGCCAATTTTGGGATTAGTAGTTGACCAATATTCCTCATCAGAATAGGTTGCATCCATGATCAAAACATCGGCATTTCGAGCGAGATGGACAAGATTTTCATCAATGCGATCATGGAAATGCTCAGTGTCCGTGGCATAAACCGCCGAGCGATCGCCAACGCTGACTCGATATCCTGTCGCTTCCCCCGGATGATTGAGCAATCCTGATTCAACCGTTACGCCATTCCCGACCTCAATTACACTAGGGACTTCCACATCAAAAAATTTCAGACAGGAAGCCATTACTCGTAGTGGCACAGGAAAATTCGGATGGTGCATTTGCTCCTCTAGGCGTTCCTGCATGGTTTGTCCCGTAGGCGCAATTTTGCCGTAGATCTTAAAAAGATTTCCTTTAATAAAAGCAGGTGTAAAAAAGGGAAATCCTTGAACATGATCCCAATGACTATGGGTGAAAAAAATGCTGGCTTCAATGGGCATTTGCTTCAGTAAATGCTGCCCTAAAACTCTAATCCCCGTTCCCCCGTCGAAAATCAGCCTTTTGCCATGGCAACGCATTTCTACACAGGGAGTATTCCCACCGTAGCGCACCGTGCTTGGACCAGGGGTAGCTATGCTTCCGCGTACACCCCAAAAATGAATAGAAAACTCGCTGTCAGAAATGGACATTAGCTAACTCAGTGTCAGAGAATTTTGAACCATTGGGGCAAGCCTAAAAATCTAGGGAACCTTAAAATTGACATGTACTTATCTAAAAAACTGCTTTACTTCAAGCTAGGCAATAGCATGAAAACAGTTGACACTATTTCACGATAACCTTAGCCTAAATATCTTTAAGTTTAGCAGCCACATATAAACAGCAAGACAGTTAGACAAGGATTGCGATATCGGGAAGCTATATCAGAAATAATTCCCCAATCAATTTAACTAGATTTGAGTATATGCTAACCCTATATATTGATATGTGGCTATCAGCTTTTAGTACTAGCCATCTTTAAATAGATGACGTATAGAGACTTTGGGTAGCTTTTTTAATGGGTATTTACTCATTAGATTATAGATTTTTTGTAAATTTTGGATACAAGTTTGTGGTAGTGACTCAATCAATAAAAACCAGTAACTCACAATCTAGCTCTTTAGCTTTGACGATCGCAGGTATGAAATGCGCGGGCTGTGTAGCAGTTGTGGAAAAGCGCTTGCTTGCCTGTGAAGGGGTTAAGGCAGCAAGTGTGAATTTACTGACTGAGAAAGCAACTGTAGTCTATAGCGATGAAGCTGCACCACAGGATTTTGCT from Pseudanabaena sp. Chao 1811 encodes the following:
- a CDS encoding MFS transporter encodes the protein MSIAPSSNPASNQVRWLQVWSLASVQGAISLTWIAYAVYLPKFIEQVFAYPTSQAQQFAGLLLVIESAIAVIVEPLFGGLSDRWQRWYSSRMPLIVAGVIGSTAVFIALPAVVVFGGSNEIVRLILPSLAVLWAMVMATFRSPVICLLASFAGATQLPLAGSVLTLVGGFVGSIRPLATSFILGLGAPATFAIASFTLLAGVAGLRSAMIYIPKNLNPALENAEPFKIRDFLNNLAIVMFVGGAIGLGMRLLMGDVLPRTLKADLTGLTGLSFEVLMGSALITQALLAVGTGNISKFIDNKRLMIFSLGGIAAGLGLLAGGYGAIASLIVILLILGFLSAVNNGMVAFALTMVPKALGGLTVGTFFGGLSGAIAIFGYLVPKSSEILSTPNAILLTAIAFLLAGVGIALGERITRKISFE
- a CDS encoding NAD(P)/FAD-dependent oxidoreductase translates to MNYDAIAIGAGLSGCSAAIQLAKLGYRVLLLEQSHYPVHKLCGEFLSVEVTAAFENLGILEQVHKVGAHPIHRAYLTTSSGASFRSPLPSTALGLSRYQLDLMLFERAKDLNVTCIDNTKVTGVTGNLAEGFKVSTTKGEFSGRLVLGAFGKRSSLDRTLNRKFIAKRSPWIAYKGHFTGIDIGDVIELHSFPNGYCGLSQIETGEINVCWIAHERVMKEPNHRDLGIPESLARNPVLADRFAHMQRVSPSLQGLSQISFAIKENFYNDICMIGDTAGMITPLCGDGMAMALRSAEIAVPLVSQFLEQQINAIAFKQQYAIAWQKEFQMRLQLGRIMHNCFVQPPLANMGVSLCQMVPALGNWIIGATRGKPQQLLKTDFASNALT
- a CDS encoding pentapeptide repeat-containing protein, translating into MKSIAKNFASQNLQGKSFKGQDLTGADFSGADIRSADFSNAILKGANFSKAETGIQNRWLFLHLIVMLLISAVSGLLEAFAGFWIAVFFNPTNIKSYVVLLGISIILVLGVMIFAIVRQGFTAAAFITVATAITITGFFAGVGAGFWDGTRAVVGAGVWTGASAVAVVGVVTVAGAWAGAVAVTGVWTCASAITIAAAVSIAAAVAVAEAVDVSGVVAGSGVVGVSGVIGGAVSGAGVIAGATVLLSIYMAWRVLEGDPKFDILLKFGVAVASFCGTSFRGANLNEADFTEASLKGSDFRNSRNQTTSFTLSIWKYAKNLDRSRLGKSILSNLEVRDLLITGKPNESKSYEGLDLRGANLGGVYLEKINFKRAIISEANFSRANLEWANLTEVQAVGTDFTYAQLTGACIESWNYDHTTKLDNVDCRFVFELEHPNINGSRERRPHDPDKEFEEGDFTSFYSETKNVVQLLIRNGIRHEAFRAGWQKVAQDYPNISSESIQEIKKKGENVQITISVSEDTDKGEFERNFDRSYKAKLKELEATHQNQLLEAKIDTLKQSITDIKDILQIAKSPNINVSPTFQNEAKAMTEQNPITIKAGRDISGVINLGKIEGNVTNAINQLPDHHQGDKADIKILLKQLQEAISDNKDLDDEDKADALEQVESLAKIAVHDKPEEKRNPAGKAVRALNRIIVNIPNAMQIIQSISKIFGLL
- a CDS encoding TerC family protein, coding for MFEQFLDTNALSFRVEYIPILGVLILLEAILSADNAIALAAIVRSLPDPQQEKWALRYGLIGAFILRVILIFTATWVIKYWQFELAGSLYLLWLAGKFFLEKSQEGHDAKHPVRMADKLWQVVALVSLTDLAFSLDSVTAAVAVAEETWLVLIGGVAGIISLRFLAGLFIKWLEEFTHLESAGYLIVLLVGLRLFIKVFSDSLVPPEWLMLTLIGAVFLWGFSKREPINETEAIIEQTK
- a CDS encoding type II toxin-antitoxin system Phd/YefM family antitoxin; translation: MNAVSYVEAQSNLAKMIDQVCDNHDPVVITRHQQPSAVLLSLEDYESLAETAYLLKSRNNAKRIFEAIAELE
- a CDS encoding pentapeptide repeat-containing protein — protein: MKSTAFNHSVTAIASTMIASVMTIGMTSSVQAQNAEHLKSLLEHHTCQRCELSGITANGADLRESFLDVADLRKSALSGATLAFSTMYYADFRSADLSNSDLRNTFLINSDLIQANLSGANARNSRWKYIDLTEANLQNANLIDIELVYAKLNRANLSNASLRNASLYGADLTGANLKGADLYRADLTNAIVTNVDLSQANLCRATLPDGTTSMQGCMLQK
- a CDS encoding MBL fold metallo-hydrolase — translated: MSISDSEFSIHFWGVRGSIATPGPSTVRYGGNTPCVEMRCHGKRLIFDGGTGIRVLGQHLLKQMPIEASIFFTHSHWDHVQGFPFFTPAFIKGNLFKIYGKIAPTGQTMQERLEEQMHHPNFPVPLRVMASCLKFFDVEVPSVIEVGNGVTVESGLLNHPGEATGYRVSVGDRSAVYATDTEHFHDRIDENLVHLARNADVLIMDATYSDEEYWSTTNPKIGWGHSTWQEAIKVAEAANVKTLVIFHHDPLHSDEQLDEFEGFAKEKFAGAVMAREGMCISIPIRTDAKPLVKV